A window of Aerococcus urinae contains these coding sequences:
- the sctE gene encoding type III secretion system translocon subunit SctE yields the protein MRNRFRTYLGANDAEAGYNLSWGAVFAGLVTFIALLITFSLIGNAIGFGMIQPSAQNPLDGVGTGVMVWSVISLALSFLGSGFVAGVTARRVGAVHGFLSWAISLVVTVVLLGQIVASVLGFAGNVIGQTASVAGDAVTSVASNAGDAVSEGVNALANNIDVNDQDIQNLNQDVQEVLRDTDIRELQPEYLSDQLNGAVNDIANAAREVVVNPQNSEQVFNDLADSLTSRVDNISENVDQEAVSNAIASNTDLTQQEAEETTQNIIDGYNQAANEARNQIENANNAIQSTQQELDSNIQQLRQDADDVSDGISQGSIWAFVGVLLGCVLSCLGGLLGTKSVTGKVDETNM from the coding sequence ATGAGAAATCGTTTTAGAACCTATCTAGGTGCTAACGATGCAGAAGCCGGGTACAACTTATCCTGGGGAGCTGTATTTGCTGGCCTAGTAACTTTTATTGCTTTATTAATTACTTTTTCCTTAATTGGAAATGCCATTGGATTTGGTATGATCCAACCGAGTGCACAAAATCCGCTTGATGGTGTCGGTACCGGTGTTATGGTCTGGTCAGTTATTTCATTAGCACTATCATTTTTAGGATCAGGCTTTGTTGCTGGTGTAACTGCACGTCGAGTAGGCGCAGTCCATGGTTTTTTATCATGGGCAATTTCCCTAGTCGTAACAGTTGTCTTATTAGGACAAATTGTTGCTTCTGTTCTAGGCTTTGCAGGTAATGTTATTGGTCAAACTGCTAGTGTTGCTGGTGACGCTGTAACAAGTGTTGCTTCAAACGCTGGAGATGCTGTAAGTGAAGGCGTAAATGCTTTAGCAAACAACATTGATGTAAACGATCAAGATATTCAAAATCTTAACCAAGACGTTCAAGAAGTCTTAAGAGATACTGATATTCGTGAATTACAACCAGAATATTTATCTGACCAATTAAATGGCGCGGTAAATGATATTGCTAACGCAGCTCGTGAAGTTGTCGTTAATCCACAAAATTCTGAACAAGTATTTAATGACTTGGCAGATTCATTAACCAGCCGGGTTGACAATATTTCAGAAAACGTAGACCAAGAGGCTGTTTCTAACGCCATTGCTTCTAACACTGATTTAACTCAACAAGAAGCTGAAGAAACTACTCAAAATATTATTGATGGTTATAACCAAGCTGCTAATGAAGCACGTAACCAAATTGAAAATGCTAATAATGCCATTCAAAGTACCCAACAAGAACTTGACAGCAATATTCAACAATTACGTCAAGATGCTGATGATGTTTCAGATGGCATCTCACAAGGCTCAATCTGGGCATTTGTTGGTGTCTTATTAGGCTGTGTCCTATCATGCCTTGGTGGCTTATTAGGTACTAAATCAGTTACTGGTAAAGTTGATGAAACTAATATGTAA
- the greA gene encoding transcription elongation factor GreA yields MSEQTFPMTVEGKERLEAELEDLKLNKRPEVISRIKVARSFGDLSENSEYESAKNEQSILESQIAKIENMIRYAEIVDPDALGKDTVSIGKRVKFQELPDGEEEEYEIVGKAEADPLGGKISNESPIANALIGKKVGDEVEIETPGGAFSVRILAVETA; encoded by the coding sequence ATGTCAGAACAAACTTTCCCAATGACCGTAGAAGGTAAGGAACGTTTAGAAGCGGAATTAGAAGATTTAAAATTAAATAAGCGCCCTGAAGTGATTAGCCGAATCAAGGTTGCGCGTTCATTTGGGGACTTATCAGAAAATTCAGAATATGAATCCGCTAAAAATGAACAATCCATTTTGGAAAGTCAAATTGCTAAAATCGAAAATATGATCCGTTATGCTGAAATTGTTGACCCTGATGCCTTGGGTAAGGATACGGTAAGCATTGGTAAACGGGTTAAATTTCAAGAGCTTCCTGATGGTGAAGAGGAAGAATACGAAATTGTCGGTAAAGCTGAAGCAGATCCCCTTGGTGGTAAAATTTCAAATGAGTCGCCGATAGCCAATGCCTTAATTGGAAAAAAAGTTGGCGATGAAGTGGAAATTGAAACTCCTGGTGGAGCTTTCAGTGTTAGAATTCTCGCAGTAGAAACTGCTTAA
- the ruvX gene encoding Holliday junction resolvase RuvX, translating into MRIMGLDVGSKTVGVAISDPFGWTAQGIETIKIDEEAGEFGFSRLRQLIEDYQVEKIVIGLPKNMNNTEGPRAEASRHYGDMAIELFDLPVFYQDERLTTQQSERFLIEAADVSRKKRKKVIDKLAAVLILQNYLDSHSH; encoded by the coding sequence ATGCGTATTATGGGTTTGGATGTGGGTTCTAAAACGGTTGGCGTAGCCATAAGTGACCCTTTTGGCTGGACTGCCCAAGGAATCGAAACCATTAAAATTGACGAAGAGGCAGGGGAATTCGGGTTTTCACGCTTAAGGCAATTAATTGAAGATTATCAAGTGGAAAAGATCGTTATTGGATTGCCTAAAAATATGAATAACACAGAAGGCCCCCGAGCTGAAGCATCGCGTCACTATGGCGATATGGCTATTGAATTATTCGACTTACCAGTTTTTTATCAGGATGAACGCTTAACTACCCAGCAATCGGAACGCTTTCTGATTGAGGCGGCAGATGTGAGCCGAAAGAAACGTAAAAAGGTAATCGATAAGTTAGCTGCTGTTCTCATTTTACAGAACTATTTAGATAGTCATTCACATTAG
- the brnQ gene encoding branched-chain amino acid transport system II carrier protein, whose amino-acid sequence MKNRRFIVDTIVVGFTLFATFFGAGNLVFPPYMGIIVGENWSASVIGLALTAILVPVLSMVAIVKGGGSVKAVSEPIAPWFYKVFNCITMYLIALFILIPRTGATTYEVGFRSLFPWLPNYVVLIVFFIVVYFLTVDQLGVVDKIGRYLTPALIAMVIGIIIFGMINPVSPNMAAAQVDNSFGWAFTEGYQMGDLITGLLFSSVMIMTIRHKKYNHQAGMRMTIWASVIASALLLFIYGSLLWLGATASTIYSPDIERTQLLIAIVEQTIGGAGKIILSIAITLACLTTATGLLASVANFTQELTRQKYPYTFIVFVFCIFCVVQGTVGVEKIVGLSEPLFAVAYPLGIIVTLIGLFRKYIPNDGTTKGAVLLTSIYTVVEALIQLDFAPKIFEDIVRIVPFGPQGFGWVSMALLGAGIGTLVWKIQHGSYRGKIIKGYAK is encoded by the coding sequence ATGAAAAATAGGCGCTTTATTGTAGATACGATCGTGGTAGGTTTTACCTTGTTTGCTACTTTTTTTGGAGCAGGTAATTTGGTTTTTCCGCCTTATATGGGAATTATTGTAGGAGAAAATTGGTCTGCCAGTGTTATTGGTTTGGCTTTAACCGCGATATTAGTGCCGGTCTTATCGATGGTAGCTATTGTTAAAGGTGGGGGATCGGTAAAAGCAGTTTCCGAACCAATTGCTCCCTGGTTTTATAAAGTCTTTAATTGTATTACTATGTATTTAATTGCCTTATTTATTTTAATCCCACGTACTGGTGCAACGACTTATGAAGTAGGTTTTCGTTCCTTGTTCCCTTGGTTACCTAACTATGTCGTTTTAATTGTTTTCTTTATTGTGGTTTATTTCCTCACTGTTGATCAATTGGGCGTGGTTGATAAGATCGGACGCTATCTTACCCCTGCTTTGATTGCAATGGTCATTGGAATTATTATTTTTGGTATGATTAACCCAGTCAGCCCCAATATGGCGGCTGCTCAGGTCGATAATAGCTTCGGTTGGGCTTTTACCGAAGGTTATCAAATGGGGGATTTAATCACTGGTTTACTCTTTTCTAGTGTCATGATTATGACAATTAGACATAAAAAATATAACCACCAAGCAGGAATGCGGATGACTATCTGGGCATCTGTCATAGCTAGTGCCTTATTATTGTTCATTTATGGTAGTTTGTTATGGCTAGGGGCTACAGCGTCAACGATTTATAGCCCTGATATTGAAAGAACCCAGTTATTAATTGCCATTGTTGAGCAAACTATTGGTGGCGCCGGAAAAATCATTCTTTCCATCGCTATAACCTTAGCTTGCTTAACGACTGCTACGGGATTATTAGCTTCAGTAGCAAACTTTACCCAAGAGCTTACTCGTCAGAAATACCCCTATACCTTTATCGTTTTTGTTTTTTGTATTTTTTGTGTGGTACAAGGGACTGTCGGGGTAGAGAAAATTGTTGGATTGAGTGAGCCCTTGTTTGCAGTCGCTTATCCATTAGGAATCATTGTTACTTTAATCGGTTTATTTAGAAAATATATTCCTAATGACGGAACGACTAAGGGAGCAGTCTTATTAACCAGTATTTATACGGTGGTTGAAGCGCTTATTCAATTAGACTTTGCTCCTAAAATCTTCGAAGATATTGTTCGAATAGTTCCCTTTGGCCCCCAAGGTTTTGGCTGGGTGTCTATGGCACTTTTGGGAGCAGGTATCGGTACTCTGGTGTGGAAAATTCAGCATGGCAGTTACCGTGGAAAGATCATTAAAGGTTATGCAAAATAA
- a CDS encoding IreB family regulatory phosphoprotein produces MSGKDETVLFRFDESKEKDVKETLEIVYDALVSKGYNPINQIVGYLLSGDPAYIPRHNQARNLIRYHERDELLEELVKSYMKQSGRE; encoded by the coding sequence ATGAGTGGAAAAGATGAAACAGTACTCTTTCGCTTCGATGAAAGTAAAGAAAAAGATGTAAAAGAGACACTTGAAATAGTTTACGACGCCCTAGTAAGCAAGGGCTATAATCCAATCAATCAAATTGTAGGATATTTATTATCTGGCGATCCTGCGTATATCCCACGTCACAATCAAGCTAGAAATCTTATTCGTTACCATGAACGCGATGAGTTATTAGAAGAACTTGTTAAAAGCTATATGAAGCAAAGTGGTCGAGAATAA
- the mltG gene encoding endolytic transglycosylase MltG codes for MFNDEEKKKRVKRDQARVNALEKQENVQANRIIRWIIITLLLICIVFALLMGTLVATGGFGEEKETQVTIPQGASTSQIAHILNENDVIFNENLFKIYLRLSNHDPIQAGTYQLKTSSGFGEVMNQLSHAQGPATQAVLVKEGMNVEEIAQVMADYFGITQEEALKRINSEDLLAEEAAKYPELLKAVVNNDQLRYPLEGYLFPATYELTQSDTVESFVDKMLAASETIRQKYSDALKQQSLSWHEILTLASIIEKEASTDEDRKMVSGVFYNRLAENMPLQSDITLNYAHNEHSTYVTIEDTMIDSPYNLYQNTGLGPGPFNNPSESAIQAALNPTPNDYMYFVADLSTGKVYFSKTYEEHDQLVQEYVSPEDAKLQEQ; via the coding sequence ATGTTTAATGATGAAGAAAAGAAAAAAAGAGTAAAGCGAGACCAGGCTAGGGTCAATGCTTTAGAAAAACAAGAAAATGTTCAGGCTAATCGGATTATCCGCTGGATTATTATTACTTTGCTCCTTATCTGTATTGTCTTTGCTCTACTAATGGGAACCCTAGTAGCAACTGGTGGCTTTGGAGAGGAAAAAGAAACTCAGGTGACCATTCCTCAGGGAGCAAGTACTAGTCAAATAGCCCATATTCTTAACGAAAATGATGTCATTTTTAATGAAAATCTCTTTAAGATCTACCTCCGCCTATCCAATCATGATCCAATTCAGGCAGGAACCTATCAATTGAAAACCTCGTCTGGCTTTGGTGAAGTCATGAATCAACTCTCACATGCCCAAGGTCCGGCTACCCAAGCGGTCTTAGTCAAAGAGGGCATGAATGTTGAAGAAATTGCTCAAGTGATGGCAGATTATTTTGGAATCACGCAGGAAGAAGCCTTGAAGCGGATTAACTCAGAGGACTTATTGGCTGAAGAAGCGGCCAAATATCCCGAATTACTCAAAGCTGTGGTGAATAATGACCAATTACGCTATCCCTTGGAAGGTTACCTTTTCCCGGCCACCTATGAATTAACTCAATCCGATACCGTAGAAAGCTTTGTTGATAAAATGCTGGCAGCTAGTGAGACTATCCGACAAAAGTATAGTGATGCCTTAAAACAACAGAGTCTTTCTTGGCATGAAATTTTAACTCTAGCTTCAATTATTGAGAAAGAAGCTTCCACTGACGAAGATCGTAAGATGGTATCAGGAGTCTTTTATAACCGTCTAGCCGAGAATATGCCCCTACAATCGGATATTACCCTGAACTACGCCCATAATGAGCATTCTACCTATGTGACTATCGAGGATACTATGATTGATTCTCCCTATAATCTCTACCAAAATACTGGTTTAGGACCTGGTCCCTTTAATAATCCAAGTGAGAGTGCTATTCAAGCAGCTTTAAATCCAACCCCTAATGACTATATGTATTTCGTAGCTGATTTAAGCACTGGGAAGGTCTATTTCTCAAAAACTTACGAAGAACATGATCAATTAGTTCAAGAATACGTTAGTCCAGAAGATGCCAAGCTTCAAGAACAATAA
- a CDS encoding beta-ketoacyl-ACP synthase III translates to MKIVETVSALPRKVMPNEDLEQFVDTSDEWISKRTGIKQRYVALEETCISLAQAAAQKLVDKTNISPKEIGLIIVASMSQEHSSPSIASQVQAKIGATKAVCFDISAACSGFVQAFSLADKLEAYYQNGYAIVIGAEKMTNLMNWKDRSTCVLFGDAAGAILVQANGHSAIIQESLACDGSQGAAIVAGGTSLARSVSSDSYYQDPSLKMKGRQVYDFATRQVPKQIEAVLKSANLTINDIDYFALHQANARILKVFQRKLKIPEERLVQNIQNYGNTSAASVALVLNDLRKSGALKLDGSQKVLLSAFGGGLTWGTCIVNC, encoded by the coding sequence ATGAAAATAGTTGAAACGGTATCCGCCTTACCGCGGAAAGTTATGCCGAATGAGGACTTAGAACAGTTCGTAGATACTAGTGACGAATGGATAAGCAAAAGAACGGGGATTAAGCAACGTTATGTTGCCCTTGAGGAAACTTGTATTTCATTGGCTCAAGCAGCTGCCCAAAAATTAGTAGATAAAACTAATATTTCTCCTAAAGAAATTGGCTTAATAATTGTTGCTAGTATGTCACAAGAGCATTCTTCACCAAGTATTGCTAGTCAAGTTCAAGCTAAAATAGGGGCTACTAAGGCGGTCTGCTTTGATATTTCAGCTGCCTGTAGTGGATTTGTTCAAGCTTTCTCCCTAGCTGATAAATTAGAGGCTTATTACCAAAATGGTTATGCCATAGTCATTGGCGCGGAGAAAATGACCAATCTCATGAATTGGAAAGACCGATCAACTTGTGTTTTGTTTGGTGATGCTGCCGGAGCTATTCTGGTTCAAGCAAATGGCCATTCAGCTATTATCCAAGAATCACTCGCTTGTGATGGCAGTCAAGGAGCAGCGATTGTTGCTGGAGGCACTAGTCTAGCTCGATCAGTCAGTTCTGATTCTTATTACCAAGATCCTAGTTTAAAGATGAAGGGCAGGCAAGTTTATGACTTTGCTACTCGGCAAGTGCCAAAGCAAATAGAAGCGGTTTTGAAATCTGCCAATCTGACTATTAATGATATTGACTATTTTGCTTTACATCAGGCAAATGCAAGAATATTAAAAGTTTTCCAGCGTAAGCTTAAAATACCAGAGGAGCGCCTGGTCCAAAATATTCAAAATTATGGGAATACTTCCGCTGCATCGGTAGCCCTTGTTTTGAATGATTTACGGAAATCAGGAGCCCTTAAATTGGATGGCAGTCAGAAAGTACTATTATCAGCTTTTGGTGGTGGCCTGACTTGGGGGACTTGTATTGTCAATTGTTGA
- the alaS gene encoding alanine--tRNA ligase, translated as MKKLTGEEIRQMWMDFWKGKGHDIYPSASLVPDNDPTLLWMNSGVAALKHYLDGSEVPENPRIANAQKCIRTNDIENVGVTARHQTFFEMLGNWSVGDYFKEEVIPWAWEFLTDEKWLGLDPELLYMTYYPDDDVSHGLWQKVTGLSEDHFVSLEDNFWDLGAGPCGPDTEIFFDRGKAYQDLDDDDPEMFPGGENERYLEIWNIVFSEFNHMPDGSYEKLKQHNVDTGMGLERIASVLQETPTNFETDLLFPLIKEVEKLSDGKKYGESKETDTAMKVIADHIRAVSFAVGDNALPSNEGRGYILRRLIRRSVMYGRRLGIQGSFLAKLVPIVADKMEKHYPELKEKEAIIQEVVDREEKRFQETIADGENIIKNKIAELEESGKNSLDGQSAFKLYDTYGFPLELTEEYLAETGFSVDIDGFNQAMEEQKERARAARKDQGGLAVQSTVLGEIDVPSHFTGYEEDVTESKINAIVYQDEISQEAPANSKAYFIAERTPFYGERGGQVGDSGKLYNLDGELLGYIRDTKHAPNDQNLHYIDTVQPISVGQAVRLEVDSARRRLIRNNHTATHLLHRVLKDVLGEQVNQAGSLLDEHYLRFDFTYFGQVSSDQLEEVERRVNEKIWEQIPVETIFTTVKAVKEHGAIALFGEKYLKLHDEIRVINIDDWSMELCGGTHVKNTGLIGLFKIISESGIGSGVRRIEALTSKAAYEYYEAKLGLLNQVRDDLKVKKAEDVPHRLQQLEGERKSLESEVESLHAKANQMAASQIFDAVKESNGIRYIAEELDHKTMDDLRAISDEWKQNNYSDVLVLATANGDKANMLVAVSADKVKKGLKAGDIIKELAPYINGGGGGRPELAQAGGKNPAGIPDALKALEEVLNK; from the coding sequence ATGAAGAAATTAACGGGTGAAGAGATACGCCAAATGTGGATGGATTTTTGGAAGGGCAAGGGACATGATATCTACCCTAGTGCTTCCTTAGTTCCAGACAACGATCCTACTTTACTTTGGATGAACTCTGGGGTTGCTGCCCTAAAACATTACTTAGATGGGTCAGAAGTGCCGGAAAATCCAAGAATTGCTAATGCTCAAAAATGTATTCGGACTAACGATATTGAAAATGTTGGAGTTACCGCTCGCCACCAAACCTTCTTTGAAATGCTCGGTAACTGGTCAGTAGGGGATTACTTTAAGGAAGAAGTTATTCCTTGGGCTTGGGAATTCTTAACTGATGAAAAATGGCTAGGACTGGATCCTGAGCTACTCTATATGACCTACTACCCTGATGACGATGTCTCCCATGGATTATGGCAAAAGGTGACTGGTTTATCAGAAGATCACTTTGTTTCTTTAGAAGATAACTTTTGGGATCTAGGTGCCGGTCCGTGTGGCCCAGATACGGAAATTTTCTTTGACCGGGGGAAAGCTTATCAAGATCTTGACGATGATGATCCTGAAATGTTTCCTGGTGGAGAGAATGAACGCTATTTAGAAATTTGGAACATTGTTTTCTCTGAATTTAACCACATGCCTGATGGCAGCTATGAAAAATTAAAACAACATAACGTGGATACCGGTATGGGATTGGAACGGATTGCCTCAGTTTTACAAGAAACTCCAACAAACTTTGAAACCGACCTCTTATTCCCACTGATTAAAGAAGTCGAAAAACTGTCTGACGGTAAAAAATATGGCGAAAGTAAGGAAACTGATACAGCCATGAAGGTTATTGCTGACCATATTCGCGCCGTTAGCTTTGCTGTGGGGGATAATGCCTTACCATCCAATGAAGGTCGGGGTTACATTTTACGTCGCTTAATCCGTCGTAGTGTCATGTACGGCCGTCGTCTAGGCATCCAAGGAAGCTTCTTGGCTAAATTAGTTCCAATTGTGGCTGACAAGATGGAAAAGCACTATCCAGAACTAAAAGAAAAAGAAGCCATTATTCAAGAAGTTGTTGATCGTGAGGAAAAACGTTTCCAAGAAACCATCGCTGATGGTGAAAACATTATTAAAAATAAAATCGCTGAACTAGAAGAGTCTGGTAAAAATTCACTTGACGGCCAATCAGCCTTCAAATTATACGATACTTATGGTTTTCCATTAGAACTAACTGAGGAATACCTGGCTGAAACAGGTTTTTCTGTTGATATTGATGGCTTTAATCAGGCCATGGAAGAACAAAAGGAACGGGCACGGGCGGCTAGAAAAGACCAAGGTGGCCTAGCAGTTCAATCAACAGTGCTTGGTGAAATTGATGTGCCTTCTCACTTTACCGGTTATGAAGAAGATGTTACTGAAAGTAAGATCAATGCCATTGTTTACCAAGATGAAATTAGCCAGGAAGCACCAGCTAATAGTAAGGCCTATTTCATTGCTGAAAGAACCCCATTCTACGGTGAACGTGGTGGGCAAGTTGGTGACTCAGGTAAGCTTTACAATTTAGATGGCGAATTATTAGGTTATATTCGTGATACTAAACACGCTCCTAATGACCAAAACTTACATTATATTGACACCGTTCAACCGATTAGTGTGGGCCAAGCAGTTCGCCTAGAAGTGGACAGCGCTCGTCGTCGCTTAATCCGTAATAATCACACCGCTACTCACTTGTTACACCGGGTCTTAAAAGATGTCTTAGGTGAACAAGTTAACCAAGCGGGGTCCTTACTTGATGAACATTATCTCCGTTTTGACTTCACTTATTTTGGACAAGTGAGTTCAGACCAACTTGAAGAAGTTGAAAGACGAGTTAATGAAAAAATTTGGGAACAAATCCCGGTTGAAACCATCTTTACCACGGTTAAGGCTGTTAAAGAACATGGGGCTATTGCGCTCTTCGGCGAAAAATACCTTAAATTACATGATGAAATTCGTGTAATTAATATTGATGACTGGTCCATGGAACTTTGTGGTGGGACCCACGTTAAGAATACCGGATTAATTGGCCTCTTTAAGATTATTTCCGAATCAGGAATCGGGTCTGGAGTACGTCGGATTGAAGCATTGACTTCAAAAGCTGCTTATGAATACTATGAAGCTAAGTTAGGTCTCTTAAACCAAGTTCGCGATGATTTGAAGGTTAAAAAAGCGGAAGATGTCCCACACCGTCTCCAACAATTGGAAGGTGAGCGTAAGAGCCTAGAATCTGAAGTAGAATCTCTCCATGCTAAGGCTAACCAAATGGCTGCTAGTCAAATATTTGATGCCGTTAAAGAAAGCAACGGGATACGCTACATTGCTGAAGAACTTGACCATAAAACCATGGATGATTTGCGGGCAATTAGTGATGAATGGAAACAAAATAACTATTCAGATGTCCTCGTTCTCGCTACAGCTAACGGAGATAAAGCCAACATGTTAGTTGCTGTTTCAGCTGACAAGGTTAAAAAAGGCTTAAAAGCTGGTGACATCATTAAGGAACTTGCTCCATATATTAATGGTGGCGGGGGCGGTCGTCCTGAACTTGCCCAAGCAGGTGGTAAGAACCCAGCCGGTATTCCTGATGCGCTTAAGGCTTTAGAGGAAGTTCTGAATAAATAA
- a CDS encoding DUF2187 domain-containing protein: MGRKPKITAEMQSLVETELRRGTSNSRIANLLDMPYEQANEIIDTIKESIRPNIGDVVKFQFRTYTIIGEIEKLLTNSAILKIDWSQSSRPARDILEERTVVNFKDIEEYVSIASNEDDK; the protein is encoded by the coding sequence ATGGGTCGTAAACCAAAGATAACGGCGGAAATGCAGTCACTAGTGGAAACTGAACTTCGACGAGGAACCAGTAATTCACGGATAGCTAATTTATTAGATATGCCTTATGAACAGGCAAATGAAATCATTGATACTATTAAGGAATCTATTCGGCCTAATATAGGTGATGTTGTCAAGTTTCAATTCAGAACCTATACAATTATTGGAGAAATCGAAAAGCTTCTTACTAACTCTGCCATTTTAAAAATTGATTGGAGTCAGTCAAGTCGTCCAGCTAGAGATATCCTTGAAGAAAGAACTGTAGTCAATTTTAAAGACATTGAAGAATATGTATCGATAGCTTCTAATGAAGATGACAAATAA
- a CDS encoding DUF1292 domain-containing protein, whose amino-acid sequence MKEHCMAEDLDNLITLYDEEGNERLYKILFSFDSKDLNKSYVLVYPAEEEGEELNIEAYAYEEGEDGEGSLLPIESEEEWDMVEEVFNTFVQDPNLNQ is encoded by the coding sequence ATGAAGGAGCATTGTATGGCTGAAGATTTAGATAATTTAATTACTTTATATGATGAAGAAGGTAATGAGCGTTTGTATAAAATTCTCTTTAGTTTCGACTCGAAAGATTTGAATAAATCTTACGTCTTAGTATACCCAGCTGAAGAGGAAGGTGAAGAATTAAACATCGAAGCCTATGCCTATGAAGAGGGCGAAGACGGAGAAGGTAGCTTATTGCCAATTGAAAGTGAAGAAGAATGGGATATGGTAGAGGAAGTGTTTAACACTTTCGTTCAAGACCCAAACTTAAATCAATAA